The following are from one region of the Rhodopirellula sp. P2 genome:
- a CDS encoding AAA family ATPase: MLREFSEHQKKMRDELAKVIVGQTDTIEQLLAAIFTRGHCLLEGVPGLAKTLMVSTLANILDVSFKRVQFTPDLMPSDITGTQVMEEDESGRRSFRFVQGPIFANILLADEINRTPPKTQAALLEAMQERQVSVGRETHTLPDPFFTIATQNPVEQEGTYPLPEAQLDRFMFNIKIDYPSAEEEEKILTATTRGESVSVNKILSARAILNCQRLVSSIAAGPLVIRYAAQLVRATRPTDESAPKYVRELVDWGAGPRAGQNLIAGGKAIAAMNGRFSVEPSDIQKIALPVLRHRIATNFQAQAEGMDTDSVIQRLLTDIPVPEPAKMERSK; encoded by the coding sequence GTGTTGCGAGAGTTCTCGGAACACCAAAAGAAGATGCGGGATGAGTTGGCAAAGGTCATTGTGGGCCAAACGGACACGATCGAACAGTTGCTGGCGGCCATCTTTACGCGAGGGCACTGTTTACTCGAGGGTGTACCGGGGCTGGCGAAGACTTTGATGGTCAGCACGCTGGCGAATATCTTGGATGTTTCGTTCAAGCGGGTTCAGTTCACGCCTGACTTGATGCCCTCGGACATCACCGGCACCCAGGTGATGGAAGAGGATGAATCGGGGCGGCGAAGTTTCCGGTTTGTCCAGGGCCCGATCTTCGCGAATATTTTGCTGGCCGACGAGATCAACCGGACGCCGCCGAAGACCCAGGCGGCGTTGCTGGAAGCGATGCAGGAACGCCAGGTCTCGGTGGGGCGAGAAACCCACACGCTGCCCGACCCGTTTTTCACCATTGCGACGCAGAACCCGGTGGAGCAGGAGGGAACCTACCCGTTGCCCGAGGCGCAGCTCGACCGGTTCATGTTCAACATCAAAATCGATTATCCCTCGGCGGAGGAGGAAGAGAAGATTCTGACGGCGACGACGCGAGGCGAATCGGTGTCGGTCAACAAGATCCTTTCGGCGCGAGCGATTTTGAATTGTCAGAGATTGGTCAGCAGCATTGCGGCGGGACCGCTCGTGATTCGCTACGCCGCTCAGTTGGTGCGGGCAACTCGCCCCACCGACGAATCGGCCCCCAAGTATGTGCGTGAGTTGGTCGATTGGGGGGCGGGGCCGCGGGCGGGACAAAACCTGATTGCGGGTGGCAAGGCCATTGCGGCGATGAACGGACGCTTCAGTGTGGAGCCCAGCGACATTCAAAAGATTGCCCTTCCGGTGTTGCGGCATCGCATCGCGACCAACTTCCAGGCTCAAGCCGAAGGGATGGACACGGATTCTGTGATTCAGCGTCTATTGACTGACATCCCCGTGCCTGAACCAGCTAAAATGGAACGTTCCAAGTGA
- a CDS encoding DUF1501 domain-containing protein, giving the protein MLARTSMGFGGVALAALMNEAAAEHAGHGVHHPAKAKHVIFLYMDGGPSQIDTFDPKPLLTKLDGRDPGDLFRVEPTQFNNNGKVLGSPWKFKQHGESGIPVSSLFPHVAECVDELAVIRSMVSEFSEHTFANYFLHTGSGLQGRPSMGAWVNYGLGSECDNLPGFVALNGGLIPPGGLDCFGSGFLPATYQGSVFQPHGTAVANIQSPEPDLGRQRAHLDLIGKLDSEAMRDGLRHDAVESAISNYELAFQMQAAVPDLMSIKDEPEHIRKLYGLDAEYEPTQIYAAECLIARRLIERGVRFVELTCPSVGADRWDQHSNLKKGHENNALAVDQPIAGLLKDLRQRGLLDETLVVWAGEFGRTPFAQGANGRDHNPFGFSIWMAGGGIQPGMTYGATDEFGYKAVENRTEIHDLHATMLHLMGVDHTRSTFRFGGRDMRLTDVKGHVIEAVVQG; this is encoded by the coding sequence ATGTTGGCTCGGACCTCGATGGGGTTCGGAGGCGTGGCGTTGGCGGCGCTCATGAACGAAGCCGCTGCGGAGCATGCCGGGCATGGGGTGCATCATCCAGCCAAGGCGAAGCATGTCATTTTCCTTTACATGGATGGGGGACCGTCGCAGATCGACACGTTCGATCCCAAGCCCTTGCTGACCAAGTTGGACGGGCGTGATCCGGGGGATTTGTTTCGCGTCGAACCCACCCAGTTCAACAACAACGGCAAGGTTTTGGGCAGCCCGTGGAAGTTCAAACAGCACGGCGAGAGCGGGATTCCGGTCAGCAGTTTGTTTCCACACGTTGCGGAATGCGTGGACGAATTGGCCGTGATTCGTTCGATGGTCTCAGAATTTTCCGAGCACACCTTCGCGAACTACTTTCTGCACACGGGAAGCGGTTTGCAGGGGCGGCCAAGCATGGGGGCCTGGGTCAATTACGGTTTGGGATCGGAGTGTGACAACCTGCCCGGATTTGTGGCGCTCAATGGAGGCTTGATTCCTCCTGGCGGACTGGATTGTTTTGGCAGCGGTTTTTTGCCGGCGACGTACCAGGGCTCGGTGTTTCAGCCTCACGGCACCGCGGTCGCCAACATTCAATCCCCTGAACCGGATCTGGGACGCCAACGGGCTCATCTGGATTTGATTGGCAAGCTGGACTCGGAAGCGATGCGTGATGGGCTTCGGCACGACGCGGTTGAATCTGCGATCTCGAATTATGAATTGGCGTTTCAAATGCAGGCTGCGGTCCCTGATTTGATGTCCATCAAGGACGAACCGGAGCACATTCGCAAGCTGTACGGACTGGATGCCGAGTACGAGCCGACGCAAATCTATGCAGCGGAATGCTTGATCGCGCGGCGTTTGATCGAGCGCGGTGTGCGGTTTGTTGAATTGACGTGCCCGAGTGTTGGTGCCGATCGTTGGGACCAACACAGCAATCTGAAGAAGGGGCACGAGAACAATGCCTTGGCCGTGGATCAACCGATCGCAGGGTTGCTGAAGGATTTGCGGCAGCGCGGTTTGCTGGACGAGACGTTGGTCGTTTGGGCTGGGGAATTTGGGCGAACGCCGTTTGCGCAAGGGGCCAACGGACGCGACCACAACCCGTTTGGGTTCTCGATTTGGATGGCGGGTGGCGGAATTCAGCCGGGAATGACCTACGGGGCGACCGATGAATTTGGCTACAAGGCGGTGGAAAACCGAACGGAAATTCACGACCTGCACGCCACCATGTTGCATCTGATGGGGGTCGATCACACGCGATCCACGTTCCGGTTTGGCGGTCGCGACATGCGATTGACCGATGTGAAGGGCCACGTGATCGAGGCCGTTGTGCAGGGGTAG
- a CDS encoding DUF4159 domain-containing protein, with protein sequence MDASPELALDAAVPAAGFIGGGVGTEGSAMNHSPNHIVSSRTGCFRMSHIRGVLDPNQSSRAIACGSQRSLRLAANKRYRCAIIAMLCALTLLAGAAQRCMAQNNPGRIDAPTVQRAIDRGVEYLRKSQTDRGGWDEYTGQSCGLSSLCTLAWLNAGVSRNDPDMLRALHYLRRFEPTQTYAVSLQTLVFCHVGALEDLPRIRRNVAWLTAQQKAANSRNPGAWNYGDQAGQGDPSNSQFALLALGEAVNRGVEVDPAVFQRAQAYWRNLQFRRGGWPYRSDDPTGSMTCAGIGSLLIAQDALSTLDHDQKALRCCDEESGDPGIEKGFQFLSQIFTVETNPGSTLSSDFYYLYAIERVGRLSGRRLIGGHDWYREGAEHLVGLQDAFRGFWNGSGPAESKRDVATSFALLFLSKGKRQVVVGQLDHPSLRNLGANNTASLPFSTSLKQLVRHVERDWSQELTWQTIQADGATVADLLQVPVIVIRGSQRLQFSNELVATLKQYIDQGGTILFDALGGDGCGDASGFQDSVIDLSQRWFPGSQLERLPPSHPVWFAERPVDPAAIGQDYWVYGVGACCRTPVFYSPRSLSCRWQHSGPLLRNADMPAAIRPQIEAGISIGENIIAYATGRELKNKLDAASIVDGSIAPPPTRGAIPIAVGALGAGEKQVLRALPNAATLIREKLAIEVIAVNDPIELTEESLARVGVLYLHGQTAVDLKPSERDALQAFASRGGIIIASPICGSEAFGNSIRTQLAGLFPSESFEPMEKEHPAWTTRYGGYDLSDVTIRRPNQTGERQKNQTLQISRVRSTPIVDLLSVDDQAAIYYSPLDLSCALESQNSVQCPGYNTADAARILAGLVLYSLNR encoded by the coding sequence TTGGACGCGTCACCCGAACTCGCACTTGACGCTGCAGTGCCTGCAGCGGGGTTCATCGGTGGAGGGGTCGGAACCGAAGGATCAGCCATGAATCACAGTCCAAATCACATTGTTTCGAGTCGCACGGGTTGCTTCCGCATGAGTCACATTCGCGGTGTCTTGGATCCAAACCAATCCAGCCGAGCGATCGCGTGCGGGAGTCAACGCAGTTTACGCCTTGCAGCGAACAAGCGATATCGGTGTGCAATCATCGCAATGCTGTGCGCATTGACGCTGCTTGCCGGCGCGGCTCAACGCTGCATGGCACAAAACAATCCCGGACGCATCGATGCCCCCACGGTTCAACGAGCGATTGATCGCGGGGTCGAATACCTTCGCAAATCACAAACGGACCGGGGAGGATGGGATGAATACACAGGCCAATCCTGCGGGCTGTCGTCGCTCTGCACGCTGGCTTGGCTCAACGCCGGTGTGTCTCGCAATGATCCCGACATGCTTCGAGCCCTGCACTACCTCCGCCGATTCGAACCCACCCAGACCTACGCGGTGAGTTTGCAAACCCTGGTTTTCTGTCACGTCGGAGCCCTCGAAGACCTTCCCCGAATCCGCCGCAATGTCGCTTGGTTGACCGCCCAACAAAAAGCCGCCAACTCAAGGAATCCAGGGGCCTGGAATTACGGGGACCAAGCCGGGCAGGGTGATCCCTCCAACAGCCAGTTCGCTTTGCTGGCGCTCGGGGAAGCGGTCAATCGCGGTGTCGAAGTCGACCCCGCCGTGTTCCAGAGAGCCCAAGCCTATTGGCGGAACCTCCAATTTCGCCGCGGTGGTTGGCCGTATCGATCCGATGACCCGACCGGCAGCATGACCTGCGCCGGCATCGGATCCCTGCTGATCGCTCAAGACGCATTGAGCACGCTCGACCACGACCAAAAAGCACTGCGGTGCTGCGACGAGGAATCAGGCGACCCCGGGATCGAAAAAGGCTTCCAGTTCCTGTCCCAAATCTTCACCGTCGAAACCAACCCCGGCAGCACGCTGTCGAGCGATTTCTACTATCTGTACGCGATCGAACGAGTGGGACGTCTGTCCGGCCGCCGCCTGATCGGTGGGCACGATTGGTATCGCGAAGGGGCGGAACACCTGGTCGGCCTACAAGATGCCTTCCGTGGATTTTGGAATGGGTCGGGCCCCGCAGAAAGCAAACGCGACGTCGCCACTTCGTTTGCTCTGCTGTTTCTCTCCAAAGGCAAACGGCAAGTCGTCGTTGGACAACTGGATCATCCCTCGCTTCGAAACTTGGGCGCGAACAACACCGCTTCCCTCCCGTTTTCAACATCGCTCAAGCAATTGGTTCGACACGTCGAACGCGATTGGTCGCAAGAACTGACCTGGCAAACCATCCAGGCCGACGGCGCGACGGTTGCAGACCTGCTGCAAGTGCCGGTGATCGTCATTCGCGGATCGCAAAGACTTCAGTTCAGCAACGAGCTGGTCGCGACACTGAAACAGTACATCGACCAAGGTGGCACCATTCTGTTTGATGCTCTCGGGGGCGATGGTTGCGGTGATGCCTCGGGGTTCCAGGACAGCGTGATCGACCTCAGCCAACGCTGGTTCCCTGGCAGTCAGCTTGAGCGATTGCCCCCATCCCATCCGGTTTGGTTTGCCGAACGACCGGTCGACCCTGCCGCCATCGGCCAAGACTACTGGGTCTACGGAGTTGGGGCGTGCTGCCGAACGCCGGTGTTCTATTCACCTCGCAGCCTGTCGTGCCGATGGCAACACAGCGGCCCTTTGCTTCGCAACGCGGACATGCCCGCAGCGATCCGACCACAAATCGAAGCGGGGATCTCGATCGGTGAAAACATCATCGCTTACGCCACCGGCCGTGAACTGAAGAACAAACTGGACGCGGCATCGATCGTGGATGGCTCGATCGCACCGCCGCCCACGCGAGGTGCCATTCCGATCGCCGTGGGTGCTCTCGGTGCCGGCGAGAAACAAGTCCTGCGCGCACTCCCCAACGCCGCGACCCTGATTCGCGAAAAGTTGGCGATTGAAGTCATCGCCGTGAACGACCCGATTGAACTGACCGAGGAATCACTGGCCCGCGTGGGAGTGCTGTATCTGCACGGGCAAACGGCAGTCGACTTGAAACCATCCGAGCGTGATGCCCTGCAAGCGTTTGCCTCGCGAGGCGGCATCATCATCGCCAGCCCCATCTGCGGCAGCGAAGCCTTTGGGAACTCCATCCGCACCCAACTCGCCGGGCTGTTCCCCAGCGAATCATTCGAGCCGATGGAAAAAGAGCATCCCGCGTGGACAACTCGCTATGGCGGCTATGACCTCAGCGACGTCACGATTCGTCGCCCGAATCAAACGGGCGAACGGCAGAAGAATCAAACCCTCCAAATCAGCCGCGTGCGATCGACACCGATCGTCGACCTGCTGTCAGTCGACGATCAAGCGGCGATCTATTACTCGCCGCTCGATCTCAGCTGTGCACTGGAGTCACAAAACTCGGTTCAGTGTCCCGGATACAACACCGCGGACGCCGCCCGAATCCTGGCGGGCTTGGTCCTCTACTCGCTCAATCGCTGA
- a CDS encoding SMI1/KNR4 family protein, which produces MSDPLDDAETPSGPNASVQSGQSLDAAPKWSDQLQERFAVTLQPDLASWFDDEVWRSPGNGEFVVAVSPETLLKSVPDPVWPPLMPPNFLPLVGSHAGDWLCLRLSDGETATGAAAYDLCHWYHGGGDWLPWGNSLAEALLFDQILPFLPASDHRHAIPSPMDNARSVQPGTNAWQDWMTRWLPEAVRRIAQEQRWQSEGTGWIDDLLNAGVCGVAIGCQLVIDELSNELTRHLMPADANRMGIAWNDIMRWGFDLRTLPVEIANRLQEEGAVQPGAMDPAQQNWPRIESICERIHALAPELAWAAELLGYCRLQRSDFSGATVAFLASMRCSVFTDQSVRLRTHWATSGAEGMAKFGAYWLCRESKLRPESWDSSIDQCAANLAAIANAVPASISMSEYLDCLQNREGGSVRSRLTTFFLERADQKTASGQHAEAVRCLYAAGWDLGTEPMTLYAELLGRLVDVTQVAGWTSHEILARMHRDCFRKRYGI; this is translated from the coding sequence GTGTCTGATCCTTTGGATGATGCCGAGACACCCTCTGGCCCGAACGCTTCGGTTCAATCAGGTCAGTCGCTTGACGCTGCGCCGAAATGGTCCGATCAACTGCAGGAACGGTTTGCGGTGACGCTGCAGCCGGACTTGGCGTCTTGGTTTGACGACGAGGTTTGGCGGTCTCCTGGCAATGGCGAATTCGTCGTGGCGGTTTCGCCAGAAACGTTGCTCAAGTCCGTTCCGGATCCGGTCTGGCCGCCCTTGATGCCTCCCAATTTCCTGCCATTGGTGGGAAGTCATGCGGGGGATTGGCTGTGCCTGCGACTGTCCGACGGGGAAACCGCGACGGGGGCAGCTGCCTACGATTTGTGTCATTGGTATCACGGTGGAGGTGACTGGCTGCCTTGGGGGAACTCTCTGGCCGAGGCGTTGTTGTTTGATCAAATTTTGCCGTTTCTGCCTGCGAGCGATCATCGGCACGCGATTCCTTCGCCGATGGACAACGCCCGTTCGGTTCAGCCGGGAACGAATGCCTGGCAGGATTGGATGACACGGTGGTTGCCAGAGGCTGTGCGTCGGATCGCCCAGGAGCAACGTTGGCAGTCCGAAGGCACGGGCTGGATCGACGATTTGTTGAACGCGGGTGTGTGCGGTGTTGCGATCGGTTGCCAATTGGTGATCGACGAGTTGAGCAACGAATTGACGCGGCACTTGATGCCGGCCGATGCCAATCGAATGGGCATCGCCTGGAATGACATCATGCGGTGGGGATTTGATTTGCGGACTCTGCCCGTCGAAATCGCGAATCGGTTGCAAGAGGAAGGGGCGGTTCAGCCGGGGGCGATGGACCCAGCACAACAGAATTGGCCGCGGATCGAGAGCATTTGTGAACGCATTCACGCCTTGGCACCCGAGTTGGCTTGGGCGGCCGAGTTGCTGGGGTATTGTCGATTGCAACGCAGCGATTTCAGCGGCGCGACGGTGGCGTTTCTGGCGTCGATGCGGTGCAGTGTGTTCACTGACCAGAGCGTCCGGTTGCGGACTCACTGGGCAACGTCGGGAGCCGAAGGGATGGCCAAGTTTGGTGCCTATTGGTTGTGCCGCGAGAGCAAGTTGCGGCCCGAGTCATGGGACTCATCGATCGATCAGTGCGCGGCAAACCTAGCTGCCATTGCCAATGCCGTTCCCGCGTCGATCTCCATGTCCGAGTACCTCGATTGCTTGCAGAATCGGGAGGGTGGCTCGGTACGGAGTCGTTTGACCACCTTCTTTTTGGAGCGTGCGGACCAGAAGACTGCCAGCGGTCAGCATGCCGAAGCTGTTCGCTGTCTTTACGCGGCCGGTTGGGATTTAGGGACGGAACCGATGACGTTGTACGCCGAGTTGCTGGGGCGATTGGTCGACGTCACTCAGGTCGCCGGTTGGACATCCCATGAGATTCTGGCTCGGATGCATCGTGATTGCTTCCGAAAACGTTACGGCATTTGA
- a CDS encoding DUF1553 domain-containing protein, with translation MLLAGACCADDEAAQREFFENHVRPLLSKQCYECHGPDADERQGGLRVDHGAFLLSGGDTGPAVVAGEVDDSLLIEAVRFESYEMPPSGKLSDDDIGVLERWVSEGAYWPEEPLPEGAEGETKSFDLDDRRETHWAWQPVQDRSAPEVSDPAWSRDTIDRFILAGLEDAGLSPARPADRSTLVRRLTFALTGLPPTPEEVVRFEGDGRPDAMQRLLDRLIASPEFGNRWGRHWLDLVRYAESRGHEFDADIPSADRYRDYVVRGLNADVPYDQWVREHIAGDLMTQPRMSFHDGEGGRPFNESILGTGFWHLGEWVHSPVDIRKDESDRIDNMIDVMSKTFQGVTVACARCHDHKFDAISTADYYSLTGFLQSSDYAEIRFDSIEHNRQVAKQLQELDESHRKKFEANFEDLYDAAQRSDKDLAWPKSVVHAFDQLDASDYRQNGFAFGAQPTRAGEPHLMEPDSSELSADKMISLARNAAAKNDVSWNGLESIRSSVTNARGKLRAYPRAGRTLRLPTFALTEPIVSIRIRGTGNVFACVDSHRLVDGPLHGETIVKFNKVDGWVQLNLGRYLGHRLHLEFTPAENQTIEVLCVAQSSKADVAATRRQIQSRLDEQADRTGELETQIRRRVAANKALRSKIAAWQTEWFTQRQQLVSQIQKRSRVAIGMIDGSGEDAAILIRGNSSSEGDIEPRHFLTAITGGERIGDEQGSGRLELADEINDPHNPLTSRVITNRLWHHLMGRGIVPTTDDFGVLGMRPTHPELLDHLATDFDRHGRHLKWMIRRIALTSTYQMSMQGASDEISVLASTVDPKNERLHQRNLQRLEGEVLRDSLLAISGQLDRSMEGGSVPVHLTSFMKGRGRPAKSGPMDGDRRRSIYIAVRRNFLSPMMSVFDTPNPFSTMGRRNVSNVPAQALVMLNDPFVREQARLFAERAMREVPRQPQAALAESPRLSGATTVDRRIDWMIWNALGRPAKPSELQSIRQYLTAWGQASGATLEDVSLWANVAHAIVNTKEFVFVP, from the coding sequence ATCCTGCTTGCCGGTGCATGTTGTGCCGACGACGAGGCGGCGCAACGAGAGTTCTTTGAGAATCACGTTCGCCCATTGCTGAGCAAGCAATGTTATGAGTGTCATGGCCCGGATGCGGATGAACGGCAGGGGGGACTGCGTGTGGACCACGGGGCATTTTTGCTGAGTGGTGGTGACACGGGGCCAGCGGTTGTCGCGGGGGAAGTCGATGACAGTTTGTTGATCGAAGCGGTTCGTTTTGAATCGTATGAAATGCCACCGTCGGGCAAGCTTTCAGACGACGACATCGGCGTGCTGGAACGATGGGTTTCGGAGGGGGCGTATTGGCCGGAAGAACCCTTGCCCGAAGGAGCTGAGGGCGAAACCAAGTCATTCGATTTGGATGACCGACGCGAAACACACTGGGCTTGGCAGCCCGTCCAAGATCGCTCGGCACCGGAGGTCAGCGATCCGGCTTGGTCTCGTGACACAATCGATCGCTTCATTTTGGCTGGTTTGGAAGACGCGGGTTTGTCCCCTGCTCGACCCGCGGATCGCAGCACCTTGGTGCGACGTTTGACGTTTGCACTGACGGGATTGCCACCCACGCCTGAAGAGGTTGTTCGCTTTGAAGGCGATGGGCGTCCCGACGCGATGCAGCGTCTGTTGGATCGATTGATTGCATCGCCTGAGTTTGGCAATCGTTGGGGCCGTCATTGGTTGGATTTGGTTCGGTACGCTGAGTCTCGCGGTCACGAGTTTGACGCCGACATTCCCAGTGCGGATCGATACCGCGATTACGTGGTGCGTGGGCTCAACGCGGATGTGCCGTATGACCAATGGGTCCGGGAACACATCGCTGGTGATTTGATGACTCAGCCACGAATGAGTTTTCATGATGGCGAAGGCGGGAGGCCGTTCAACGAATCGATCTTGGGAACAGGTTTTTGGCATTTGGGCGAGTGGGTTCATTCGCCGGTTGATATTCGCAAAGACGAATCGGACCGCATCGACAACATGATCGATGTGATGTCGAAGACCTTCCAAGGTGTGACGGTCGCCTGCGCTCGGTGTCACGATCACAAGTTCGATGCGATTTCGACGGCCGACTACTACTCACTCACCGGGTTCTTGCAGAGCAGCGATTACGCGGAGATTCGATTTGATTCGATTGAGCACAACCGTCAGGTAGCCAAGCAGCTTCAGGAGCTCGACGAGAGCCATCGCAAAAAGTTTGAGGCCAACTTTGAGGATCTTTACGACGCAGCGCAGCGGTCGGACAAGGATCTCGCTTGGCCGAAATCGGTGGTGCATGCGTTTGATCAGCTCGATGCAAGCGATTATCGCCAGAACGGATTTGCATTTGGTGCGCAGCCGACGCGTGCGGGGGAACCGCATCTGATGGAGCCTGACTCTTCGGAGTTGTCGGCGGACAAGATGATCTCGTTGGCCAGGAACGCTGCGGCCAAGAACGATGTGTCCTGGAACGGATTGGAATCCATTCGTTCGAGCGTTACGAACGCACGAGGCAAATTACGAGCTTATCCTCGGGCTGGTCGAACGCTTCGTCTGCCAACCTTTGCGTTGACTGAACCCATCGTTTCCATCCGAATTCGGGGGACAGGGAATGTTTTCGCGTGCGTTGATTCGCATCGATTGGTCGATGGTCCATTGCATGGTGAAACGATCGTCAAGTTCAACAAGGTCGATGGTTGGGTGCAGTTGAATCTGGGCCGGTACCTTGGGCATCGTTTGCATTTGGAGTTCACTCCCGCTGAAAACCAGACGATCGAAGTTCTGTGTGTGGCCCAGTCTTCCAAAGCGGATGTGGCGGCGACACGGCGGCAGATTCAAAGTCGTCTGGACGAGCAAGCGGATCGCACCGGTGAACTGGAAACGCAAATCCGACGACGTGTCGCGGCGAATAAAGCCCTGCGTTCGAAGATCGCAGCGTGGCAAACCGAATGGTTCACACAACGCCAGCAATTGGTGTCTCAGATTCAGAAGCGATCGCGGGTGGCGATTGGGATGATCGACGGGAGCGGCGAGGATGCAGCGATCTTGATTCGTGGCAATTCGTCGAGCGAAGGCGACATCGAACCGCGGCATTTCTTGACCGCAATCACCGGTGGAGAACGGATTGGAGATGAACAGGGGAGCGGCCGTTTGGAACTCGCTGACGAAATCAATGACCCGCACAATCCACTGACCTCTCGGGTGATCACCAATCGCTTGTGGCATCATTTGATGGGGCGCGGGATCGTGCCCACGACCGATGACTTTGGTGTGTTGGGGATGCGGCCGACCCACCCGGAATTGCTTGATCATCTGGCCACGGACTTTGACCGTCACGGTCGGCATCTGAAGTGGATGATTCGACGTATCGCTTTGACAAGCACTTATCAAATGTCGATGCAGGGAGCATCAGATGAGATCTCCGTGTTGGCATCCACGGTCGATCCAAAGAACGAACGGTTGCATCAACGGAATCTGCAGCGACTCGAGGGGGAAGTTCTGCGAGACAGCTTGCTCGCGATTTCGGGGCAACTCGACCGATCGATGGAAGGCGGTTCCGTGCCGGTTCATTTGACCTCGTTCATGAAAGGACGAGGCCGGCCGGCAAAGAGCGGTCCGATGGATGGTGATCGACGGCGATCGATCTACATTGCGGTTCGGCGGAATTTCCTGTCGCCGATGATGAGCGTGTTTGACACGCCCAATCCGTTCAGCACGATGGGACGTCGCAACGTGTCCAATGTGCCTGCTCAAGCCTTGGTGATGCTCAACGACCCCTTTGTGCGCGAGCAGGCTCGTTTGTTTGCGGAGCGTGCGATGCGGGAGGTCCCGCGCCAGCCTCAAGCTGCGTTGGCGGAGTCGCCTCGTTTGTCTGGAGCGACAACAGTGGATCGGCGAATCGATTGGATGATCTGGAACGCTTTGGGACGCCCCGCGAAACCGTCCGAGTTGCAATCCATCCGTCAGTACCTGACGGCGTGGGGGCAGGCTTCTGGGGCAACCCTGGAAGATGTTTCGTTGTGGGCCAACGTGGCTCATGCCATCGTCAACACCAAAGAATTTGTGTTTGTGCCATGA
- the cysC gene encoding adenylyl-sulfate kinase, with translation MSQSNTDEPSATSDSKDDVQKNIVWHTHTVSRADRESKLGQRGVVVWFTGLSGCGKSTVANELDRLLIQRGATCTLLDGDNVRHGLCAPPAVLEGEHGEEFASRFGLGFGPTDREENIRRIGAVTELFASAGVITLAAFVSPYQRDRDRVRKAIETSGRAGDFLEVFVDTPLEICKQRDPKGLYKKAIAGEIKNFTGISDPYDVPSAPEIHLKWKAGQTPHDQASEIIDEMERRGVLQSAEG, from the coding sequence ATGAGCCAGTCCAACACTGACGAACCTTCCGCGACCAGCGACTCCAAGGATGATGTTCAGAAGAACATTGTTTGGCACACGCACACTGTTTCTCGAGCAGACCGGGAATCGAAGCTGGGGCAACGGGGCGTGGTGGTTTGGTTCACTGGGCTGAGCGGATGTGGGAAGAGCACGGTCGCGAATGAGTTGGATCGATTGTTGATTCAGCGTGGTGCGACCTGCACGCTGTTGGATGGTGACAACGTGCGGCATGGTTTGTGTGCACCCCCAGCGGTCTTGGAGGGCGAGCACGGCGAGGAATTCGCGAGTCGATTTGGGTTGGGGTTTGGCCCCACGGATCGGGAAGAGAACATTCGCCGGATCGGAGCGGTGACGGAACTGTTCGCATCCGCGGGAGTGATCACTTTGGCCGCCTTTGTCAGTCCCTACCAGCGGGATCGAGATCGGGTGCGGAAGGCGATTGAGACCAGCGGCCGCGCCGGCGATTTCTTGGAAGTCTTCGTCGACACGCCGCTTGAGATTTGTAAACAGCGAGACCCCAAGGGGCTGTACAAAAAGGCAATTGCCGGCGAGATCAAAAATTTCACGGGGATCAGCGATCCCTACGACGTGCCCTCCGCGCCCGAGATTCACCTGAAATGGAAAGCGGGCCAGACGCCTCACGATCAGGCGTCCGAAATCATCGATGAAATGGAGCGGCGAGGCGTCCTGCAGTCCGCGGAGGGGTGA